The Microcoleus sp. bin38.metabat.b11b12b14.051 genomic interval CTTTGACTAATTGGTAAAGGTCAATTTGATTGGCGGAACGCGCCGAACCTCTGGCTATTTTAGATTTTTGATGGGAATTTTGAGAGTGAGAAATTGTTGGCGATTCTGGGGAAACAGCATCAATAAATTGGGTTTGTGGCAGATTTTCGTTAAGTTCTTCGGTTCCTTCAGTGCTGAATAAAATGGTGGGGCGACCGTATTCTTGGGCGATTTGTCCTGCTACTAATCCCAATACTCCTACGGGCCATTGGGGGTCACTGAGGACGATAACGCTAGTAGTTGAGAGGTCGAGTTTGGCTAGTTTTTCGGCCGCATCTTTGGCGACATCTTTTTGCAAAGATTTGCGCCGGGAGTTGGCAATTTCGGTTAAATTGGCTAGTTCTTCGCAGCGTTTTTTGTCGTGGCTGGTGAGGAGTTCTACGCAGAATCTGGCGGAGCCTTGAATGCGGCTGACGGCGTTGATTCGGGGGCCGAGGCCGAAGGAAATGTCGGTGGGGCGATCGCCTGTTTTTTTGCACAGTTCGAGCAATTTGGCAACTCCCGGGCGGGTGGGATTGGCGAGTTGTGTTTGTAGTTGTTCGATGCCGAGTTGGGCTAGGTAGCGGCAGTCTCCTGTGAGTTGGACTAAATCGGCAATTAAGCCGATCGCGACTAATGACAGTAAATCTGCGATCGGTCGCTGCGGAATGTCGGGCAAAGTGTGATATAGTGCTTCGATTAATTTGTAAGCTACCGCAACGCCGGAGAGGTTGAACAGTGGGTGGTGGGGTTCAAAATAGCGGGGATTGATAATCGCTGTGGCCCGAGGGCGATCGTCGGGTAATGTATGGTGGTCGGTGACAATTGTATCGATGCCTAAACTGGTGGCATATTCGATTTCAGCGATGTTTGTACTGCCAGTATCGCAGGTAATAATTAAGCTTATTCCCAATTTTTGCAAGCGGTCAATTCCTGGAACATTGAGTCCGTGAGATTCGCTTAAGCGGTTGGGGATGTAATAAATTAGTTGCTCGTCTTTAACAAAATATTCTCCTAATCCGTCCCACAAAACCGCTGTTGATGTGATGCCATCAGCATCGAAATCTCCCCAGATTGCAACTTTTTCGGCGCTGTTGATTGCTTGCTGAATTCTGGCGATCGCCCACTTCATTTCTAGTCCGAATTCAAACGCACTTGCTGGCTGGTAAAGTTTGGGATTTAAGAAACCAGGTAGTTGTTCTGGGTTGTGAATTCCTCTATCCCACAGAAGTGCTGCGGCATAGTTTCCCGGGAGTTCCGGGGCGTGCTTTCTGACAGCTTGCACCAGCCAATTTGGCGGTTGGGATAACGGTGGATTTTGCCAGTTTTGAGAAAGTTGAGTCATCGGTTATTTCATAAATTCTACTAGGGCTTCGCTTCACCAACAATTCCCAATGCGTTGAGACTTGAAACTGTCCGACCGAAGAGTTTGCATACTAAAAAGTTTAGTTAAATAGATATTTCGTCGATTATAGCAAGATTGGGCAGCCAATTTGCAGGAGTTTGTGGGGGAAAATTTGGCGAGTAAGCTGTGGTTTCTAGGGTGCGGTTGCAGCGAGTGGCGAATTGACAGGAATCGCAAAGATTGGCGCTAATGTCTACTTGGGGCAAAAAATCGCCGCCTTCGCTGTAGCAATGGCGCCAGTTGCTGAGCTTGTGTAAGAGGCTGGTTAAATCTTGTTTGGTGCGATCGTGCTCTGCTTGGCTGTAGGAAAAAGTTAGTTTTTGCGGCGGTTCTTCTCCTCGCAATTGCACGAACCAGTATGTCATGGATACTTGTTCTGGGGAATAGTCGCTGGTTTCAACTAAGACATATAAATAAAGGCGAGTTTGCCAACTTTCGGCTATCCGTTTTGATTTTTGAGGGCGGGGATAGGTTTTCCAGTCAAGAATTTGAGCTGTATTTGGTTCGGCGATTAATAAGTCATAAATCGAGGTGAACAGGTAGTCTTGAACAATGAGGGTGCGGAGGTGTTCGGCTTGGCGGAAAATTTGGTCGCTATTTTCTGAAGTCGCGAAAATTTCGGGTGCGGCCGAGATCAAGGCTGAGACACAGCGTCCTATTTCCGGGTCTTGTTGGGTGATAGATTCGATCGCCAATCCGAGCTCTCGCTGCTGCATCAACAGGTGAAATCGGCTTCCCCAGGCGAGTTTTTCTTGGTGTTCTGGCGAGGTGGTGGTGGCGAGCAGTTCTAGATAGCTGTGTTGGAATTTGCGGGGACATTCCTCGAAGATTTTGAGTTGAGTTTGGGAGAGTCGGAACATTTTTGAGTGTGATGTTGTGGGGTTTGCGTCAGATTTGGTAAGCTGATTTTTTTAGGTAGGCTATCTGCAATCAAAATGTTTGATCGTTCGGACTTTATACCAATTTTCTAAAGATTTGCTAGAGATGAACTCTTAGCCCCCCCTTAGTAAGGGGGGGGTTGGGGGGGTGATTATATAACACTACTTTAGAAAAATGGTATTAGTCCTCTGAATCGGAGGACTAAAGTCCGAACGATCAAACAAGCCAATCTGATTATTTATGGTCGTTCGATCCCACAGGATCTAAAATACTTAAATTGACAGTTCGGGAAAGGCAAGGCCGTATCCTTGGCAATTTTCCCGATATTGAAATTATGGGATTAAAATCAATCAGCGACATCCCAAGGAATCGCGAGTATCAACCCCTGTTTGAGAATTAACCCCGCTGGCTTTGCCGCACAATTCTTTAATTTGTGCGCCGTCCATGATTGAGTCAGTAAAATCAGCGCCTGTGATATTAACTCCGTCAAAGGTAGAACGCAGCAAAATTGTTTCTACTAAAATGGCATCGCTTAAATCGGCATTAGTAAATTTAACTTGATCGATCATAGCATTAGTTAAATTGGCGCCGTGTAAATTTGCCTGAGTCATTACCGAAGCGCTCATAATTGCTCCGCGCAAATCGGCCTTAGAAAAATTAGTTAAGTCCATATTAGCGTTAGAAAATTCAGCCGATCGCAGGATTTGACCGGAAAAATCGCGTCTTGTCAGTTCGGCGTTGCTGAAGGAGAGCGGCGGAGCGTAATATTTAGATTGAGCTTGGGCTGCGCGCGGCAGGATGAAGATGGTTAGCGCTAAGAGGAATGCTGCTAGTTGGCGGAGTTTCATAAGTCTGAGATTCTCGCAAGGTGGGTATTTCGTAGTGTATCCCGAACTTTGGTCGATCGCCTAAACAGTTACAATCTAAATTAATAGCGATGGAGATGAAAAACAAGATATGCTAAATTTTTTCTTAACTTGGATAGTAGCCGCAGTTTCGCTGGTAATTACCGCTAACATCGTACCAGATATTGCGGTGACGAGCTTTCCGGCGGCGATGCTGGCTGCTGTAGTTATCGGATTTGTGAATGCGGTTGTCAGGCCAATTATTACATTGCTGACTCTGCCTTTGAGTATTCTTACTTTAGGTTTGTTTTTGTTTGTGGTGAATGCGATTTCGCTTTCCTTGGCTTCGTGGTTGGCGGGTGCATTCAATATCGGCTTTGCGGTTAACGGTTTTTGGCCTGCTTTGTTCGGTTCGATTGTGTTGTCGTTTGTTTCTGGGCTGATTGGCCGATTTGTGAATGCCGGCAGTGTTGAGTAGTCAGATATTATCCTAGATTGTCGATCGGGCAAACTGCAACCGCTACTGTAACACAGCCGAGTTTTTTGTCCGAGCGAATTATTGTTTTCGGAACTAACAGCGGATGCGAAGCGCCCATCAACGGAGAGAAACGCAGATGATTGATGGATATCTGCGTTTTTTGCTGTTGATGGGCGGTGACAATTTGGGCGATCGCGCAAACTGCCGCTGCTTCTGCTACGCTGGGCGTACCGACTGTTTTTGCTGCAATACCTGAAGGATTGGGGACTTCGACGGAACTTAAGATATCAGCAGGAAAGGTTTTTAACGGCCAGTTTCGGGCTTGACAAAGTTCCAGCAAGCCGACTTCACCTGCTTTAGAGTCTATTGTAGCAATACCTGCGATCGCACCTTCAGCTAAATGATAACTGCGACAGACACTTTGAATCGCAGATTCGATTAATTCTCGCGAAGTTCCAGCTTGACAACCAATCCCAATCCACAACACTCTCGGATGCCACTGAACCTTTGGCAAAACAGATTCCGGCGCAAATCTTCTCTGAGTAAAACTAATCCAAATTCGCCCTTTAATAGTTGACAGATTTTCCCCATCCCAACACAAACAATGTTTTTTGGGCAGACTATTTCGCCACAAAGTAGAACCAACTTCTTGAATTACTTCTACAGTTTCCCCTCTCTTCATCGCGGCCGCCACTCCCACCCAGTCGCCCCTCCCGCGACTCCACCCGCTGGGAGTATCTACCATATTTAACGTAAATCCATCGCTCATAATTTCATTTTCTATTCCGTAGTTTCACTGAGACTAAAATCTTAATTATTTTTTTAACACAATCCATCAAAAAAAATGTATGATCGTAGCACAAATTGCCAAACCAAAAAACATTTAATATGGTAGAAATGAACCAGTTACTGTTAGAGTTTGAAAGCAACCTCACAGGGGAAGCAGTAACCGAAGAATGGAAAGAACTTCGTGACAGTTGGGTGATGGAAGTACAAGAAGCATTTGATCAGTCACAGCTAGCAGAACTTCTAGTTCAATTAGAATCAAACATCGAGTGGGAAGCTGTACAAAATCAATGGCAAAACCGCCGGGAAAGCTGGGTAGCAGAATGTGAGTCAGCATCGACTGTTGAAGAAGTATCAAGTTTATTGCTGGAACTAGAAAGCAATACAACTTGGGAAGCATTTAGCGATGAATGGCAGGATAATCGGGAGAATTGGGTACGGCAAATGTACGAATTTAACGATGAGTAATAATTCCCTCAATCAAAATCTATTTTCATGCTCAATGATCTCCCCTCTGTGCGGTTGATAGTCTCGCTTCCCTCCATTACTTTAAATCCCGCTCGCTTGTATAAATGCAGGGCCGGATTTGAGCTTCTGACACTCAGCGATACCGATGGATAAGATGCTTTAGCTGCTGACAATACATGAGCCAGCAATTGGGTTCCTACACCCTGATTTGTATATTCTGGAAGAACCGCAATTGCCAATTCTGGGATACTATCATCAATCCAGCCAAATCCCTTGTCATCCCCTGTCAACAAACGCAGCCACGCGGCTCCTATCGGCTGGCTGCTATTCAATGTGGCTACAAAGCCCATATCGCCTGTACGTCCCCAATGCTTGACATATTTCGCAATTAAAGGATGATTTACAACAGCTTCCACTGTTGATTCGCCTTCTTCTGCCATGTGCGCCGCGACGTAGAGCATTTGCCACAAAAAAGGCTCGTCTTCCTGCGTTAGCGATCGAATAGAATACTCTAAGATTTTGTCCATAAGTAGAAGGAAGTTCGGCAACGAGGAATGTACGGAATGTAACGGATGTGTGCAAGAATAGAACTCTTGCAAAAATTGAAAACTATCTTGAAACTATCTGCGTTTATCTGTGTTTATCTGCATTGTATCTGCGGTTAACCGGCTTTATCAAAGATTCATGCAATCTTGTCAAATGACAAATGACAAATGACTAATCCTTAACTAAAACTCCATTTAGAAAAATCTCTGCCAATCCTTCCGCCATTTCCTGCATTTCCTGCGGAGAAGCATTGGGTTCCATAATTGTATTCTGACTGAAACCGGCGACAGCAAACATTCCCAAAAATACCTGAGCGACAATCTTTGGATTCATCTTCCGATAAACTCCTTTTTCCATTGCCGTTTCAAAAAAAGCCTCAGCCACAACGCTCATTTTTCCGATGACTTCTAACTGAATTTTATCCCTCAAATCGGGATGAAACTGCGCCTCCAAAAAACAAACCCGCATCATATCGCTATTTTCGCGGATATTCAACATCCGCCTACGCATGACTTGAGCCACAGCTTTGTAACTACCCATCTCGCTCAATTCAGTCAGCAAATCTGTTAGTATTTCCACCCATCCTTCCGTCGCCACCTCAATCAAAATCGCTTTTTTATTATCAAAATGCCGAAATAGCGTACCCTCTGCCACCCCCGCCGCCGCTGCTAAATCGCGAGTAGTCGTACCGTCATATCCGCTGCGAGCAAATAACCGCTGAGCTGCTTGTAAAATTCGTTTCTTAGTTTCTGTTTCTGAAGGAGGAGACTGATTAAAAATTCGCATGGCTTTGGAATGGGTAATTGGCGATTTAGTTAGAAGGAAGAAGGAAGAAGTCCGATGGAAGTCGGAAGAAGTCCGATGGAAGTCGGAAGTCGGAAGAAGGAAGAATGCCTTTCGGCTTGGCTCAAGGTAAACAGAAGTTAGAAGACATACACAGCAAGCTTGAGCGCGAGCCCTATTTTACGTTTAATTAGGTGGATTCACTTGGAACTGTGGGTTTGGGACGGGCGGGCGAAATAATGTTAAGTTTTAAGCTGTGCGCGATTTTAATCTCAAACTCAAAACTCCTTGCCGAACCCCAGACCATTTTTGTGATTTGCTGTATCAGCGTAACATCTGCGGCGCAACAGATCGCTTATGCCTCAAAAAATCTTTATCCTTAAACAAGAATCTCTTGTATTCGGCACAAACCTCAGGTTTGACAATCCAAAATCTAAAATCTAAAATCTAAAATCGAATGATCCCGCTGTTCCAAAAACCTCGCGTGGCGAAGCTATCCCATAGGGAATCGCCCAAACGTAAAACTCGATTCATCGCCTCCCTACTCGCGGCTGTGCTGCTGTGGTGGGGGATTTCACCCGAAATCGCCCTCGCCCGCGAGAACCCCGCTAGCGGCTCCCAATTAGTGTCTGTGCAACCGTCGCTCGATCGCGTAATCAAGCAAGTCACGGAATTTAAGCTCGACAATGGCATGACTTTCGTGGTGCTCGAAAGGCCCAGATCCCCGGTAGCATCGTTTCTAATTCACGCCGACGTGGGAGGGGCTAACGAACCCGACGGCCAAACCGGAGTCGCCCACTACCTGGAACATTTAGCATTTAAAGGTACGCCAAAAATCGGCACTACTGACTACAAAGCCGAAAAACCGCTGCTAGAAAAACAAGATCAACTCTTCGAGCAAATGCAAGCAGCGAAGGCTAGTAGCAAAACTGAAGAAGTCGCCAAATTCAAGGCAGAATTTGACAAGGTTGAAACAGATGCTTTGCAATTTGTCAAGCGCAATGAATTCGGCAAAATCGTCGAACAAGCAGGCGGAGTTGGACTAAATGCCGCTACTTCTATCGACTCGACTATGTATTTTTATAGTCTCCCCGCTAACAAATTAGAACTGTGGATGTCGCTGGAATCTGAGCGTTTTCTAGAGCCTGTGTTTCGGGAATTTTATAAGGAAAAACAGGTAATTCTAGAAGAACGGAGGCTGCGAACTGAAAATTCGGCGATCGGGCAAATGGTCGAAGTTTTTGCTGACAAAGCTTTCTCTGTTCATCCTTACCGTCGCCCGGTAATTGGCTACACTGAAGATATTAAGAACCTCACCCGTAGCCAAGTGCAGACTTTTTTCGATAGTCACTACATCCCCAGCAAACTGACTGTGGCCGTTGTAGGAGACGTGAAAGCTGCCGAGGTGAAGCGTCTCGCTCAAATTTATTTCGGCCGCTACAAGGCGAAACCAGCGCCTCCTGAATTGCAGATTGTGGAGCCTCCCCAAACGCAAACAAAGGAAGTCACGCTGAAGTTAAAAACTCAACCTTGGTATTTGGAAGGATACCACAGGCCGGCGATGAATCATCCCGACAATGCGGTTTATGAAATCATTGGTTCTTTGCTCAGCAGCGGCCGCACTTCTCGGCTTTACAAATCCTTGGTAGAACAACAGCAATTGGCGCTAGCTGCTCAAGGTTTTAGCGGTTATCCGGGGGAAAAGTACCCGAATTTGATGCTGTTTTACGCTCAAACTGCTCCTGGCAAAACGGTTGATGAGGTGGCGGTGGCTTTGAGCAAGGAAATCGATCGCCTAAAAACTGATCCGGTGTCTGCTTTGGAGCTGGAGCGGGTGAAAACTCAGGCGAGAGCGGGTTTGTTGCGATCGCTCAATTCTAATATGGGTATGGCTTTTTCGCTGCTGGACTATCAAGTGAAAACTGGTTCGTGGAAAAATTTGTTTAAGCAATTGGATGCGATCGCGGCTGTTGCTCCTGCTGACATTCAACGTGTCGCTAAGGCAACTTTCCGCCCGGAAAATCGCACGATTGGTAAGCTTTTGTCGCTTTAAGAAGAAGGAAGAAGTGTTAACTTAAGGTCAAACCCTCAGTCCGGCAGGGGTTTAAACCCCTGCCTCATAGCGAAAGTCCTCTAAAGAGGACTCATGAGTTATTTAGTCCTCTTCAGAGGACTTTCGCTATAAGAGGGGGACTTCAGTCCCTGGCGGTTTTTTGGGCTTAAGTTGACACGAAGGGGAAGAGGACAGAATAAAGAAATAAGGGAGAAATTCTGGTTTCCAGGCTTTATCTGGGAACGCAGATCCAGAGGCTGTGCCTCCTCGAATCGTCAAAAGATAAATATTAGGAGCAAGAATGAAAAGGACTAAATTGAGACTGAAAAAAGTAAAGTTATTTCTGCTGGCATTTTGCTTTTTTACTGTTTCACTTGGCACATTTAATTTATTACCTTCCCTAGCGGCTGGGCCGAAGCATTACGATGAATTAAAATTCCCGCCGGTGCCAGAAATCAAACTGCCTAAATACACTCGCTTCGAGCTAAAAAATGGCATCCGCGTGTATCTGATGGAAGATAAAGAACTACCGCTAGTGGGGGGAACGGCGCTATTTCGCACGGGCGATCGTTTTGAACCTGCTGACAAAATCGGATTAGGAGGTTTGACTGGAGAAGTGATGCGAACTGGTGGCACGAGCCGGCATACGGCTGATGAATTAAATCAGTTGCTAGAACAGCGAGCAGCTTCGGTAGAAACGGGGATTGATATTACTTCTGGTAGCGCTAATTTTAGTGCTTTAGCTGAAGATGTAGAACCTGTTTTTGATTTGTTTTCGGAAGTGATTCGCGAGCCAAGTTTTGCTAAGGAAAAGTTGGATTTAGCTAAGAATCAAGAGCAAGGTGGCATCGCTCGCCGCAATGACGATCCTAACGATATTACGGGCCGGGAGTTTCAAAAGTTAATTTATGGCGATCGCAGTCCCTACGCGCGCACAGCAGAATACAAGACTATCGCCAATATTTCCCGGGACGATTTGGTGGGTTTCTACCAGAAGTATTTCCACCCCAAGAATATGATTTTGGGTATTTCTGGCGACTTTGATACTGCTAAAATGCGATCGCTCGTGGAGCAAAAATTCGGCAATTGGGAACCGACTAAAAGTGCAGAAGTGCCACCCTTACCAACGGTATCGCCCGCCACTCAAGGCGGCATATTTTTGGTGAATCAGCCGCAATTGAGTCAAAGTTACGTGCAGATGGGGCATTTGGGCGGGATGTTGAACAGCCCAGATTACGGTGCTCTTGACGTAATGAACGGGGTTTTGAACGGTTTTGGCGGGCGTTTGTTCAATAATGTGCGATCGCGCCAAGGCTTAGCCTACACGGTTTACGCGGCTTGGAGTCCGAGATTTGACTATCCTGGGACGTTTGTAGCTGGGGGTCAAACGCGATCGGACGCGACAGTACCGTTTATCAAGGCAATTCGCGCTGAGATCGATCGAATCCGCACCGAACCAATTACCGCCGAAGAATTAGCTTTTGCTAAAGATTCTACCGTCAATTCTTTCATCTTCAAATTTGAAAATCCGAATCAAACTTTGTCGCGATTAATGCGCTACGAATACTACGGTTATCCCGAAGATTTCATTTTTCGCTACCGCCGCAGCGTCGAAGCAGCGACAATTGCTGACGTGCAGCGCGTAGCTAAGACTTACTTGAAACCTGAGAATTTGGTAACGTTAGTAGTAGGAAATACTGATGGAATTCAACCGCCATTATCGAGTTTAGGAACTTCGGTAAAAGTGCAATCTGTTGATATCACAATTCCCTCGGCGACTTAATCGATGATTCGTGTGACGCATCAGACTATTGTGTGGTGCGTCACTGTGAGATTGTGGATGATCTAATTTGTAAATTTTCGATGGCGAACCTTACGGCTACTGAATAATATAATGAATATCAACACGCCAGAGCAATTCGAGTTAGTTTTATGTTCTAGTATAGAAAGTCAAGAATTTGTCAGATTAACTTTAGGAAAATATAGAGGAGAAGAAGACGGTTTAACTAAAATTATTGTGAGAATCGTACAATTTAAATCAAGCATAAAACTTTCTTTTACCTATAGCTACAAAACCAAAGAAATAGTAAAAAACCACCCAATCGAAGAGGGAGTAGACTTAATCAAAACCCTTATTGGCAGTGAATTCATGAGTATTAGATTATTCTCAATCAAGCAAGATGTTCAACTTGAATATGGCAGAGATAAAAATCCTAAACTTCATTTTATTAAACCCACTTTTGCCAATCCTGTTGATACGACTCCCCAGGAACACGATCACAGGAAGAAACGGTATATTGAATCCGAAAATAATGTATATCTCAGAGCATTAGGCATTACCAATAATCAAGGTAATGTCGTAAAAACGATGGAAGATAAGTTCAGACAGATAAATAAATTTGTTGAAATCATACATGGCTTACTTGAATCATCAGGATTGGCAGCGAAGAGTCATATCTCTGTAGTTGATATGGGTTCAGGTAAGGGATACTTAACCTTCGCAATATATGATTTTTTGAACAATATTTTAGACAAAGAAGCATCAGTTGTCGGTATAGAAAGCAGAATACATTTAGTAGATTTTTGTAACTCTGTTGCCCAATCAGTTAATTTTGAAAGGTTACATTTCGAGCAAGGAAATATTAGTAACTATAGCGCAGAAAAATCTGACATAACCATCGCACTTCATGCGTGCGATACTGCAACAGATGATGCGATTTATAAAGGGATACAGTCTGATTCTTCTTTGATCATCCTAGCACCATGCTGCCACAAGCAAGTTAGGAAACAGATTCATCCGAATATAGTTTTGAAGGATCTCCTAAAGTCTGGTATTTTGCTAGAGAGGCAATCGGAAATAGTGACTGATGGATTAAGGGCACTTTTACTTGAGTTATCTGGCTATAAGACTAAGGTTTTTGAGTTTATAGCTGCTGAACATACGAGTAAAAATATAATGATTGTGGGAATCAAAAGCAATCATAGTATTAATAACGAGCAGATTGTTGAACAAATCAAAGAAATCAAAAAACTTTATGGAATTAACTTTCACTATTTAGAAACTTTACTATTTCCCGACCTCTTTCTTTACCCTAATTTAGCTACTATAATTAATCCTGAGTTGGTAAACGATTGCCCTATAACTTAGGCTTAGCTTGAATTCGCCGAAGTGCATATTTTCCGATTTTGTAATATGGGAACTTCGGTAAAAGTGCAATCTGTTGATCTCATAATTCCATCGGCGACTTGACGATGATTCGTGTGACGCAGCAGACTATTGTGTGGTGCGTCGCTATGAGATTGTCGATTTTATTTGTGGATTTTGGATAGCGACACACCCTACGGCGAACTGTGTTTGGTAGGGTGCATCGCTGCTAAAAATCGTATATTTTTTGTGAATTTGCAATGGCGACGCACCTGACTATTGTGTGGTGCGTCGGTGTGAGATTGTCGCTCTTGGTTGTGAATTTGCGATCGCGACACACCCTACGGCTACCGCAAAATACAACCCGGAGAAACGAGGTTGGTTTCGGAGTGGTCGGGAATTCGGATGGCAGTAAGCTTGTTGCATCCTTGCGATTGACGCTCCATGTATTGTTTGTCAATTCCCCAGCCGCTTATCCATCACCTGAACAAGAACCATACAGTAATGCAGTAATCTACACATCACAAGTAAGGTAAACCGTACACCCTACTTTTTTATAGTCAATATAATTAATGAGTTAGCTTATTGAGCACAAAAGAAAAGGAAAAAATGCAAAACATTGAACATCAAGTTGGTGAATTAGTCGTCACTCAGCGTAAAATAGATGGCTATATTAGTGCGAATAAATTAACAAAAGCATACCAGAAGCAAACAGGTAAATATCGAAACCCTAACCAGTGGTTTGATAAGGATAGAATTAATGAATTTTTAGAGCTTTTATCTTCTAAAACAGGACTTGAAGTTTATGAACTCGTCCAAAAAAAAGGAGAGGGTAAAAACTGCGAAACCTGGATTCATCCTAAGCTGGCTGTTTCCTTTGCCACGTGGCTATCTCCCGAATTTGAAATGATGGTGTCTGAATGGGTAGAACTATGGCTTTTTGCAGGTCAAGCGCCGGCAACTCAAGAGCCTGTTGCTTTACATCCTTATCAGCGCGTTTGGTACGAACGCTTAAGGCTGTTTGAGCAAAATACAACGCTACCTAAAGGTCAATGGTGTATTTTTGAGGAAATCGGTAAATTAATGAGGAAATTAGAAGCGAAAAACATACTCTTATATGATAGATCAACTATTGATATTTCAGTAGGGAGAGCCTGGTGTACATGGTTGAGACAAAACAAATTTGACACCGACTTCGAGCAATATACCCACCATTATCCCGATCGAAGGGGTGAACAATTAGCTAATGTTTATCCTTATGATTTACTGGGAAAATTTCATCAATGGCTAGAAGACACTTACATACCTGACAAATTTCCTGAATATGTCAGACAATTTGTAAATCCCGAAGAGTGCAAGTTAATTTCAGAAGCTCTTGGCTGTGAAATTAAACCCGTCAACAAAAGGCTGAAAAGCAATAATGATTCTAGGAATAATGAGTGAACGATATGGAGCTTTGCTCAGACATGATGCTCCTGCAATAAAGTTAACCGTCACATTAAGTATGCCAAACTCTCAAGCGTTGGGTAGAGTATAGAACCCTACGGCGAACTGTATTTTGTAGGGTGCGTCGCTGCCGAAACTTCGCTGGAATTTGTAAATTTTTGAGCGACGCACCTGACGATTGCGCGGTGGGGATATGTGAGATTGTAGATCGAATTTGGGAATTTGCGATCGCGACGCACCCTACGGCTAACTAACGAACATCCCGCCGTTTCAAGCCAACAAATCGGGATCGACACCCAACTCCCGCAACTTTGCCGCCAATAAATCCGCCCGATCGCGTTCCTGTTCCGCCCGCAGGCGTTCCTGTTGGGCCTCTTCCGAGCTCCACAGCAGCAAATTTCCCTGCGAATCCCACCAGCGCAGCCAGTTAATAGTTTGCCCCAGCCGTTCCCCCGGCCAAATCCCCAGCCACAAATCCAACTCTGGAATCCGCACCCGTCCTGACGCATCAGCAGCCTGCGTTTCATAGGCTCCATTTTGCAGATACCGCACTTCCAGCTTGGGCTCGTAGGGGTCGTAAGTCACATAGGTGGGCACTTGCAGAATGTGTTCGTAGAAGTAGAGCTTGCCGTAGGGAGGAGTCGATCGCACAGACAATTCGCCATAATCTTCATTAGACAAAAACTCCATCACCACCGATACCGGCGCACCCTCCAGATTCGGCGTGTAGCTGCGGCGAATCGTGCCCTCTGCGACTCGATGCACTTGCGGCACGTAAAGCCAATCCGGCGCTTTGACTACAGTCTTGTTATTGATAGTTGCTACCAATCCAAAATTAGAAGCAATTAGGGCATTTTGTTCGATACATCCGGCTGCCCCCAAAGCATCGGTAAGGCCGGCTGCAAGGGGCGGTTGTTGAATATTTTCCACAGGATCGTCCGGTAATACAAAGTCGGCTGGTA includes:
- a CDS encoding Uma2 family endonuclease, which produces MVLQIPSSSKALTITWEPLPADFVLPDDPVENIQQPPLAAGLTDALGAAGCIEQNALIASNFGLVATINNKTVVKAPDWLYVPQVHRVAEGTIRRSYTPNLEGAPVSVVMEFLSNEDYGELSVRSTPPYGKLYFYEHILQVPTYVTYDPYEPKLEVRYLQNGAYETQAADASGRVRIPELDLWLGIWPGERLGQTINWLRWWDSQGNLLLWSSEEAQQERLRAEQERDRADLLAAKLRELGVDPDLLA